The following are encoded together in the Juglans microcarpa x Juglans regia isolate MS1-56 chromosome 2D, Jm3101_v1.0, whole genome shotgun sequence genome:
- the LOC121248096 gene encoding cytochrome P450 78A7-like produces MALGLDTRDSSWWVFTLPAFIGSKNLLDGYVLFAIFMSFVSVVLLSWAFAVGGIAWKNGRNQRGRVSIPGPRGLPFFGSLFTLSRGLAHRSLAVMARTPASVQLMAFSLGSSPVVVASDPCTAREILTSPHFADRPLKQSAKSLMFSRAIGFAPNGAYWRLLRRIASTHLFSPRRITAHETGRQLECAAMLSNIATEQEINGTVVLRKHLQAASLNNIMGSVFGKRYDSAHDSEELDELKEMVTEGFELLGAFNWSDYLPWLNFFYDPFRINERCSKLVPRVRKLVRGIIQEHRANECTKLSDNDDFVDVLLSLEGEVKLQEDDMVAVLWEMIFRGTDTTALLTEWVMAELILHPEVQEKLHREIDRAVGNRTVTDADVASLHYLQSVVKEALRVHPPGPLLSWARLSTSDVQLSNGMLIPADTIAMVNMWAITHDPHLWEDPLVFRPERFLESEGGADVDVRGGDLRLAPFGAGRRVCPGKNLGLVTVTLWVAKLVHQYRWVQDVAHPVDLSEVLKLSCEMKCPLHAIALRRN; encoded by the exons ATGGCGTTGGGTTTGGACACAAGGGACTCCAGCTGGTGGGTATTTACACTCCCAGCATTTATTGGGTCCAAAAACCTTCTCGATGGTTATGTTTTATTTGCTATCTTCAtgtcgtttgtctccgttgtgCTTCTCTCATGGGCTTTTGCGGTTGGGGGGATTGCATGGAAAAACGGGAGGAACCAGAGAGGTCGCGTTTCCATTCCTGGACCTCGGGGTCTTCCTTTCTTTGGAAGCCTATTCACGCTCAGCCGTGGATTAGCCCACCGCTCCTTAGCCGTCATGGCCAGGACTCCAGCGAGTGTTCAGCTCATGGCTTTTAGCCTTGGTTCGTCTCCCGTAGTCGTGGCTTCCGACCCTTGCACTGCCCGAGAGATCCTGACATCACCGCACTTTGCTGACCGTCCTCTCAAGCAGTCTGCTAAGAGCCTAATGTTCAGCCGAGCCATCGGCTTTGCCCCCAACGGGGCCTACTGGAGGCTTTTGAGAAGGATCGCTTCGACCCACCTCTTCTCGCCCCGTCGCATTACAGCCCACGAAACCGGTCGCCAGTTAGAATGCGCCGCTATGCTGAGCAACATAGCAACCGAACAAGAAATTAACGGCACCGTCGTTCTCAGAAAGCACCTCCAAGCTGCCTCATTGAACAACATCATGGGGAGCGTTTTTGGCAAAAGGTACGATTCGGCACATGATAGCGAAGAGTTGGACGAGCTTAAAGAGATGGTCACAGAAGGTTTCGAGCTTTTGGGTGCTTTCAATTGGTCTGATTATCTTCCTTGGCTTAACTTTTTCTATGACCCATTTCGAATAAATGAACGTTGCTCCAAGCTTGTTCCCCGAGTCAGAAAACTCGTCCGAGGCATAATCCAAGAACACCGAGCCAACGAGTGCACAAAGCTATCTGATAATGATGATTTCGTTGATGTTTTGCTCTCTTTGGAAGGTGAAGTGAAGCTTCAAGAGGATGACATGGTTGCCGTCTTATGG GAAATGATATTCAGAGGCACTGACACTACCGCCTTGTTAACTGAGTGGGTGATGGCCGAGTTGATATTACACCCAGAGGTCCAGGAAAAGCTACACAGAGAGATTGACAGAGCGGTTGGAAATAGAACAGTGACAGACGCTGACGTGGCATCTCTACACTACCTGCAGTCCGTCGTGAAAGAAGCTCTCCGAGTCCACCCGCCTGGCCCATTGCTCTCCTGGGCCCGACTGTCCACATCGGACGTTCAGCTCAGCAACGGCATGCTTATTCCCGCCGACACAATAGCAATGGTCAACATGTGGGCCATCACGCATGACCCGCACCTGTGGGAGGACCCACTGGTATTCAGGCCGGAGAGGTTTCTGGAGAGCGAGGGCGGTGCTGACGTGGACGTGAGGGGTGGGGATCTGAGGCTAGCACCCTTTGGTGCTGGCCGGAGAGTGTGCCCAGGCAAGAACCTAGGGCTGGTGACAGTGACATTGTGGGTGGCCAAGTTGGTGCACCAGTATAGGTGGGTTCAAGATGTGGCTCACCCAGTTGATCTTAGTGAGGTGCTGAAGCTGTCCTGTGAGATGAAGTGTCCTCTGCATGCTATTGCTCTGCGAAGGAATTAA